In the genome of Candidatus Binatus sp., one region contains:
- the thpR gene encoding RNA 2',3'-cyclic phosphodiesterase has translation MVHWAEGHAREHARDDFPSHGHPGVRAFVAIRMGAQVEDSVAATIAELSRPRDGVRWVRRENLHVTLKFLGPSVDAHRLEHLTAALHDFALETDPFELAAEGVGAFPNLQRPRTIWVGLHSAELGALASRVEALSVECGFERDSRRWTGHLTIGRVRNLRGFSKTRQAILEMKDREFGSSRIESLTLYRSHPGKEAARHEALATYLFGKHGSTD, from the coding sequence ATGGTTCACTGGGCGGAAGGGCATGCGCGCGAACACGCTCGCGACGACTTTCCGTCGCATGGACATCCCGGGGTGCGCGCGTTCGTCGCGATTCGGATGGGCGCGCAGGTCGAGGATTCCGTCGCTGCCACGATCGCGGAGCTAAGCCGCCCGCGCGACGGCGTCCGATGGGTCCGGCGCGAAAACCTGCACGTAACGCTGAAATTCCTCGGACCGTCGGTCGATGCGCATCGCCTCGAGCATCTCACCGCGGCGCTGCATGACTTCGCGCTCGAGACCGATCCGTTCGAGCTGGCCGCAGAAGGCGTGGGTGCGTTTCCGAATCTCCAGCGCCCGCGCACGATTTGGGTCGGATTGCACAGCGCCGAACTGGGCGCGCTCGCATCGCGCGTCGAGGCGCTCAGCGTCGAATGCGGATTCGAGCGCGACAGCCGGCGCTGGACCGGGCATCTGACGATCGGACGGGTGCGGAATCTGCGCGGATTTTCAAAAACGCGCCAGGCAATTCTCGAAATGAAAGATCGCGAATTCGGCAGTTCGAGAATCGAGTCGCTGACGCTTTACCGGAGCCATCCTGGCAAGGAAGCCGCGCGCCACGAGGCGCTCGCCACCTACCTCTTTGGCAAGCATGGGTCCACCGACTAG